A window from bacterium encodes these proteins:
- the trpD gene encoding anthranilate phosphoribosyltransferase: MTDFSWPEVLGTISRGADLNRTQARQAMRQVMGGLASPAQIAGLIVALRMKGETVEEMGGLVDGMVEAAVRVDLGDADPVDIVGTGGDRSGTFNISTTASFVAAGAGVPIAKHGNRSMSSKCGSADVLEALGVIIDLPTERNRRLFMDTGYAFFLAPVYHPAMRFAGPVRKELGIPTVFNYLGPLSNPAGVRKYALGVADGRMAERMVRVLSLRGSERALVFHGSDGLDELTVSGPSVVWQLDGGQVSRTEVSPRGVGLGPAPVSDLLGGTAEVNAGITRRVLEGEPGPCRDVSLLNAAAAIVASGLTDDLAEAVGVAAESIDGGAAGDVLDRVVTRSLELAGD; this comes from the coding sequence ATGACGGACTTCTCGTGGCCGGAGGTGCTGGGCACCATCTCCCGGGGCGCCGACCTGAACCGCACCCAGGCGCGCCAGGCCATGCGCCAGGTGATGGGCGGACTCGCCTCCCCGGCTCAGATTGCCGGCCTGATCGTGGCGCTCCGTATGAAGGGAGAGACGGTCGAGGAGATGGGCGGTCTGGTCGACGGCATGGTGGAGGCGGCGGTCCGGGTCGACCTCGGCGACGCCGATCCCGTGGACATCGTGGGTACAGGAGGCGATCGTTCCGGGACGTTCAATATCTCCACCACCGCCTCCTTCGTGGCGGCCGGCGCCGGCGTCCCGATCGCCAAGCACGGCAACCGGTCGATGTCTTCCAAGTGCGGCTCGGCAGACGTCCTGGAGGCCCTAGGGGTGATCATCGACCTGCCGACAGAGAGGAACCGCCGGTTGTTCATGGACACGGGCTACGCATTCTTCCTGGCGCCGGTCTACCACCCGGCCATGCGCTTCGCCGGGCCGGTCCGCAAGGAACTCGGCATTCCCACGGTCTTCAATTACCTGGGTCCGCTGAGCAATCCGGCCGGGGTGCGGAAGTACGCGCTCGGGGTGGCGGATGGACGCATGGCCGAGCGCATGGTCCGAGTGCTGAGCCTCCGGGGTTCGGAGCGAGCCCTCGTATTCCACGGCTCGGACGGTTTGGACGAGCTCACCGTGAGCGGTCCTTCCGTGGTCTGGCAGCTTGACGGAGGCCAGGTGTCCAGAACCGAAGTGTCGCCCCGAGGGGTGGGTCTGGGACCGGCGCCCGTGTCCGATCTCCTGGGAGGAACCGCCGAGGTGAACGCGGGCATCACCCGCCGCGTACTGGAAGGTGAACCCGGTCCCTGCCGGGATGTCTCCCTGCTGAACGCGGCGGCCGCCATCGTGGCATCCGGCCTTACGGACGACCTGGCCGAAGCGGTTGGTGTGGCGGCCGAGTCGATCGACGGCGGCGCGGCCGGTGACGTCCTGGACCGGGTGGTAACCCGGAGCCTGGAGTTGGCCGGCGACTGA